The following coding sequences are from one Leptolyngbya sp. NIES-3755 window:
- a CDS encoding two component transcriptional regulator, LuxR family (similar to AA sequence:cyanobase_aa:Ava_C0116), whose amino-acid sequence MSQPVAIRVLIVDDHSIVRQGLAAMIENESDMTVVGQAGNGQEAIDQYRQHQPDVTLMDLRMPQMSGVDATVAICAEFARARIIMLTTYDGDEDIYRGLHAGAKGYLLKDAEPDALLNAIHVVHSGQQYIPPEVAAKLVQRMKNPELTHREQEIVHLMADGLNNHDIGAALNITESTVKFHINRILSKLGVSDRTQAVVTALKRGLTNL is encoded by the coding sequence ATGAGTCAGCCTGTAGCAATCCGCGTTTTGATTGTTGATGATCACTCCATTGTTCGACAAGGACTAGCCGCAATGATTGAAAACGAGTCGGACATGACAGTGGTGGGGCAAGCGGGGAATGGACAGGAGGCGATCGATCAGTATCGACAACACCAGCCCGATGTCACCTTAATGGACTTACGAATGCCGCAGATGAGTGGTGTTGATGCGACCGTGGCAATCTGTGCTGAATTTGCCCGTGCCCGCATTATTATGCTAACTACGTATGATGGTGACGAAGATATTTATCGTGGATTACACGCTGGAGCTAAAGGTTATCTGCTCAAGGATGCTGAACCGGATGCACTCCTGAATGCCATTCATGTCGTTCACAGCGGGCAACAATATATTCCGCCTGAAGTTGCTGCCAAGCTGGTGCAACGTATGAAAAATCCAGAGTTGACCCATCGAGAGCAAGAGATCGTTCATCTCATGGCAGATGGCTTAAACAATCATGACATTGGTGCGGCTTTGAATATCACTGAAAGTACTGTCAAATTCCACATCAACCGAATTTTGAGTAAATTGGGCGTGAGCGATCGCACTCAAGCAGTCGTCACAGCGTTGAAGCGGGGACTCACCAATTTATAA
- a CDS encoding cupin 2 domain-containing protein (similar to AA sequence:cyanobase_aa:Npun_F1433) — protein MNQSADFFVRSAVTETTRSYMGSLMTFLVTSAETENRFFLLELRMKPGNEPPPHLHYDQDEVYYILEGELEVYCMGEVRTVRAGETIFLPRNQAHAFYYLSPTLRFLALLQPGGPDGYGLDGYFEAMSSPSTSMELPENATTYALSDPAPAIALAAKYGVKMLTPEETAELLPHYPGFGVPRKSQSH, from the coding sequence ATGAACCAGTCAGCAGATTTCTTCGTTCGTAGCGCGGTTACGGAAACCACCCGTTCCTACATGGGCAGTCTCATGACTTTTCTTGTAACATCCGCCGAGACCGAAAACCGCTTCTTCCTTCTGGAGCTTCGGATGAAACCGGGCAATGAGCCGCCTCCCCATCTCCACTATGACCAGGATGAGGTGTATTACATTCTAGAAGGCGAACTGGAGGTGTACTGCATGGGTGAAGTTCGGACGGTGCGGGCAGGCGAAACAATCTTCCTCCCCCGGAATCAGGCACACGCATTCTACTACCTGTCGCCCACCCTCCGGTTCCTCGCACTGTTGCAACCGGGTGGTCCGGACGGGTATGGTCTGGACGGTTACTTTGAAGCGATGTCGAGTCCGTCCACCAGCATGGAACTCCCTGAGAACGCAACCACATACGCGCTTTCCGATCCAGCTCCCGCGATCGCGCTGGCTGCCAAGTACGGAGTTAAGATGCTGACCCCGGAGGAAACGGCGGAACTGTTGCCCCACTACCCCGGCTTTGGAGTACCGCGAAAGAGCCAGAGTCATTAA
- a CDS encoding serine/threonine protein kinase and signal transduction histidine kinase with GAF and PAS/PAC sensor (similar to AA sequence:cyanobase_aa:Ava_C0117) — translation MEYTQTAIQTGELQIYEQKIVSDERVYDQEVRIVAIADTEVLVMIRDIRDRKQAEEASILEERNRMAREIHDTLAQTLTGVLVHMGAISRWERVTF, via the coding sequence ATGGAGTATACGCAAACAGCCATTCAAACAGGTGAGCTACAGATTTATGAGCAGAAGATTGTGAGTGACGAACGAGTTTACGATCAGGAAGTGCGAATTGTTGCGATCGCAGACACTGAGGTGCTGGTGATGATCCGCGATATTCGCGATCGTAAACAGGCAGAAGAAGCATCTATCCTGGAAGAACGGAACCGCATGGCACGGGAGATTCACGACACTCTCGCTCAAACCCTTACAGGTGTTCTGGTTCACATGGGAGCCATTTCTCGATGGGAGCGTGTCACCTTCTGA
- a CDS encoding unknown protein (similar to AA sequence:cyanobase_aa:asl7669), whose product MTPEDQQALNAHVQAIAKILYNDADKSQITNLAEIEAMVRTQVQQHVTPGLGSFLSQQLPPQLKATRDG is encoded by the coding sequence ATGACTCCTGAAGACCAACAAGCGCTGAATGCCCATGTTCAAGCGATTGCAAAAATCTTGTACAACGATGCTGACAAAAGCCAGATAACGAATTTGGCAGAAATCGAAGCGATGGTGCGAACTCAAGTGCAACAGCACGTCACACCAGGATTAGGGAGTTTTTTATCACAGCAGTTACCGCCACAACTGAAGGCTACCCGCGACGGTTGA
- a CDS encoding hypothetical protein (similar to AA sequence:cyanobase_aa:alr2140), which yields MSQDSNFNQLFVPPSQRDRYQGILNAPVVLVQYGNYQSPQCGEVHRLIQAIQQHFDSVFPEKNQVCVVFRHFIQDSIYPQAQKAAEVAEAAAVQGQFWQMHEMLFSHQHALNNGYLVEYADRLGLDISQFLQDLSKRRHVDRVNEDTASGHHSGVTTAPALFINGIRYSDRWSLEQLIATIVTASH from the coding sequence ATGAGTCAAGATAGTAATTTCAATCAACTCTTTGTTCCGCCCTCACAACGCGATCGCTACCAGGGGATACTCAATGCCCCAGTCGTACTCGTGCAATATGGGAATTATCAATCTCCTCAGTGTGGGGAAGTGCATCGGTTGATTCAGGCAATTCAGCAACATTTCGATTCCGTATTTCCTGAGAAAAATCAGGTATGTGTCGTGTTTCGTCACTTTATCCAGGATTCAATCTACCCTCAAGCACAAAAGGCAGCAGAAGTAGCGGAAGCAGCAGCAGTGCAAGGTCAATTTTGGCAGATGCATGAGATGCTATTTTCCCATCAACACGCATTGAATAATGGCTATCTAGTGGAGTATGCCGATCGTTTAGGACTCGATATCTCCCAATTTCTGCAAGATCTATCCAAGCGAAGGCACGTCGATCGCGTTAACGAAGATACTGCCAGTGGACACCACAGCGGAGTAACAACTGCACCAGCACTGTTTATTAACGGAATTCGCTATAGCGATCGTTGGAGCCTTGAGCAATTAATCGCAACCATTGTTACTGCAAGTCATTAA
- a CDS encoding transcriptional regulator, MarR family (similar to AA sequence:cyanobase_aa:AM1_2389), which translates to MDSTQSDRDTELALPAENPTGSSENPFDASSAIEQHILIGLEKIGLALKSQSWQDAGQQGLTPTQGQILALLIDKGNAGMRLSEVAKHLAVTAATASDAVTSLVEKGLVQKTRSPQDKRAIALTLTPQGQQIATQTASWSDFLLNTVDELSEEEQVIFLRGLIKMIRKLQQQGQISVAKMCVTCQFFQPNQYPGSDRPHHCSLVNAPFGDRHLRLNCAEHIAADPEIAKQTWNLYLSRR; encoded by the coding sequence ATGGATAGTACTCAAAGCGATCGCGACACAGAATTAGCCCTTCCCGCTGAAAACCCGACTGGCAGCAGCGAAAATCCCTTCGATGCTTCAAGTGCGATCGAACAGCACATCTTGATTGGGCTAGAAAAAATTGGGCTGGCGCTGAAAAGTCAGTCCTGGCAGGATGCTGGACAACAAGGCTTAACACCGACTCAAGGGCAAATTCTGGCGCTTCTGATTGACAAAGGCAACGCTGGAATGCGGTTGTCAGAGGTGGCAAAACATCTTGCAGTCACGGCTGCTACTGCCAGTGATGCGGTGACATCGCTAGTCGAGAAAGGGTTAGTGCAAAAAACGCGATCGCCTCAAGATAAACGAGCGATCGCCCTTACGTTAACCCCTCAAGGACAGCAGATAGCAACACAAACAGCGTCCTGGTCTGACTTTCTGCTCAACACCGTGGATGAGCTATCCGAGGAGGAACAAGTCATCTTTCTGCGGGGACTGATCAAAATGATTCGCAAGCTTCAACAACAGGGACAGATTTCGGTGGCAAAGATGTGTGTGACCTGTCAATTCTTTCAGCCTAATCAGTATCCAGGGTCAGATCGTCCCCATCATTGTTCGCTAGTAAATGCCCCGTTTGGCGATCGTCATCTTCGTCTCAACTGTGCCGAACACATTGCAGCCGATCCTGAAATTGCTAAACAAACTTGGAACCTTTATTTAAGCAGGCGATGA
- a CDS encoding transcriptional regulator (similar to AA sequence:cyanobase_aa:cce_1768), which produces MTTITMPAIEFKSRGLTHTQLQQAIDYIHAHLNRELSLAELASIINISPTYFASLFKQAMGISPHQYVIQQRVERAKVMLSRTDLSIADIATQVGFSSQSHLTQQFKRVTGLTPKQVR; this is translated from the coding sequence ATGACAACAATTACAATGCCAGCAATTGAATTTAAGAGCAGAGGCTTAACGCACACTCAATTGCAGCAAGCGATCGATTACATTCACGCTCACCTGAATCGAGAGTTATCCCTGGCTGAACTGGCAAGCATCATCAATATCAGCCCGACTTACTTCGCCAGTTTGTTTAAGCAAGCAATGGGAATTTCGCCGCATCAGTATGTGATTCAACAGCGGGTGGAACGGGCGAAAGTGATGCTGTCAAGAACGGATTTGTCGATCGCAGACATTGCCACACAAGTCGGGTTCTCTAGTCAAAGTCATTTGACGCAACAGTTTAAGCGAGTCACCGGACTGACACCCAAGCAAGTTCGCTAA
- a CDS encoding hypothetical protein (similar to AA sequence:cyanobase_aa:Cyan7425_5027): protein MSPYLEACCLRASATVSYARAERDIAVYTGMRVSAKTQQRLVQRQPWEELEPEAPEPILEISIDGGNVKLTSGTQDEPDWRQYKAVRINGKGESRAWFQDNEALVATVSARPMAEVVVCLGDGHDGIWNLHQQIVALSEQRIEILDWYHLKENLFKLSSDEIDREQIEAQLWKGDVSAALAQLAACPSDEAERFCNYLLKHQHRIVNYDYYAAEELCSIGSGAVESLVKQIDQRLQIVGGRWKAEHIPKVLAQRCAYLNEQLNPTTSILSRR from the coding sequence ATGAGTCCTTACTTGGAAGCGTGCTGTTTGAGAGCGAGTGCAACGGTTTCCTATGCCCGCGCAGAACGAGACATCGCGGTGTATACAGGAATGCGCGTCAGCGCCAAAACGCAACAACGATTAGTCCAGCGACAACCGTGGGAAGAACTTGAACCCGAAGCGCCAGAGCCGATTCTGGAAATCAGTATTGATGGCGGCAATGTGAAGTTAACCAGTGGCACTCAAGACGAACCGGACTGGCGACAGTACAAAGCCGTTCGCATCAATGGCAAGGGAGAAAGTCGAGCTTGGTTTCAGGACAATGAGGCATTGGTCGCAACAGTGAGCGCGCGTCCGATGGCAGAGGTCGTTGTCTGTCTGGGCGATGGACACGACGGCATCTGGAACTTGCATCAGCAGATCGTCGCGTTGAGCGAGCAACGGATTGAGATTCTCGATTGGTATCATCTCAAGGAGAACTTGTTCAAGTTATCGAGCGACGAAATCGACCGAGAACAGATAGAAGCTCAGTTATGGAAAGGAGATGTGAGCGCTGCTCTAGCCCAATTAGCGGCGTGTCCCTCCGATGAGGCAGAGCGGTTTTGCAACTATCTGCTGAAGCATCAACATCGGATTGTGAACTACGACTACTACGCGGCTGAGGAGCTATGTTCGATTGGGTCAGGAGCCGTGGAATCGTTGGTCAAACAAATTGATCAACGGTTGCAGATTGTTGGAGGTCGGTGGAAAGCGGAGCATATTCCGAAAGTGCTGGCACAACGCTGTGCTTATCTCAATGAGCAACTGAATCCCACGACATCTATTCTCTCAAGAAGGTGA
- a CDS encoding multi-sensor signal transduction histidine kinase (similar to AA sequence:cyanobase_aa:Npun_R2408): MTRSLSRLAKTNPEAIQSHIQTVRDLARNGLTEARRSVAALRPQLLEEGNLWTALERFVSSMQFSTETRLICEIIGTPYALSPGTENNLLRIGQEAFTNAVKYAHANEIWIELVYKPTQCCLRIRDDGQGFEVNNTTLSQGFGLLGMSERAEHIGVQLSICSQLGQGTEVTVSVHREAAV; encoded by the coding sequence GTGACACGCTCCCTTTCTCGATTAGCAAAAACCAACCCAGAAGCAATACAATCGCATATTCAAACCGTACGCGATCTAGCTCGCAACGGGCTGACAGAAGCTCGACGATCCGTTGCGGCACTGCGTCCCCAATTACTCGAAGAGGGCAACCTGTGGACTGCGCTGGAGCGATTTGTCTCCAGTATGCAATTCTCAACCGAAACCCGCCTGATTTGTGAGATTATTGGTACGCCCTATGCGTTATCCCCTGGCACTGAGAATAACCTGCTGAGAATTGGACAGGAAGCATTTACGAATGCGGTTAAGTATGCTCATGCGAACGAGATCTGGATTGAATTAGTCTATAAACCGACACAATGCTGCTTGCGAATTAGAGATGATGGACAAGGATTTGAAGTCAACAACACAACCCTAAGTCAAGGGTTCGGCTTACTGGGTATGAGCGAACGAGCGGAACACATTGGAGTACAACTCTCAATTTGCAGCCAACTAGGGCAAGGAACAGAAGTGACCGTATCTGTACATCGGGAGGCAGCCGTATGA
- a CDS encoding serine/threonine protein kinase and signal transduction histidine kinase with GAF and PAS/PAC sensor (similar to AA sequence:cyanobase_aa:Ava_C0117) translates to MIALPGVAIHSKIYESPASLVYRGIRKQDHCAVVAKVLKQDYPSAQELTRYRQEYEITRSLDIQGVIKAYSQRDHQRTLVILLEDFGGESLEYWMRQQSDFCPMPLPIFLDVAIALTDTLGRIHAPNVIHKDINPGNIVFNPNTGVIKIIDFGIATRFDRTNPTFKSLHLLEGTVAYLSPEQTGRMNRMLDYRTDFYSLGVTFYELLTGQLPFPTQDVLELVHCHIAKSPIPPHELNAAIPQPVSDLIVKLMAKNAEDRYQSAWGIKADLERCAQQLAEIGRIDSIPLCLQDVSEQFCIPQKLYGREAEIAALLVAFERVVATDFVADDDSGHRAIQSSAASVSHALPMMMLVSGYAGVGKTALVQELYKPITAKHGYFISGKFDQFGRNVPYSAIVDALRKLVQQLLGEPDEQVEGWRSRLLTALGSNGQIIIDVIPEVELIIGQQPPVPEVGATEAQNRFNLTFQKFVRVFCSKNHPLVIFLDDLQWIDSATLKLIELILLDEQTQYLFLIGAYRDNEVTPTHSLVSTLERLRNQGAVLQEVILTPLALEPLSQLLAETLHHSFDTVRSFAQVVSLKTEGNPFFVSEFLKMLYRENLLIFDAKQLNWQWDLVEIEAQDITDNVVELLLHQLKKLPEVTQQLLCLAACVGAEFDLETLAISAERNSERTVHEKPRKAISQDLLAAIQAGLIQPLSDLDENLLVQKYKFSHDRVQQAAYTLIDELRKQTVHLQIGRNLLEKTSLEQQTDWLFVIVDHLNQGIKLILDPGEQIEVARLNLMAGQKAKAATAYEAALQYFNAGLKLLNLESWQSEYDLTLALYSEAAKAAYLYGNFAKMEQFVAVVLDRANTVLDKVQVYDSRIQGYLSQGNLKEALKIGLEVLKFLGVILVETPSQLDVQKELEETSARLAGREIEDLINLPRMTAPEPLAAMSILADILAAAFVVSPELMILITCEAVNLSINYGNATWSPLYYATYGFILCGIVQDIESGYQFGKLALSLVERLNTKKGNAKALMASSAHVMHWRVHLKNTIPMLADVYQNGVETGDFEFAGYAAYHVCYHSFFAGEELIQLEQKTANYSKAISQIRRESPSNWIAILWQAILNLLDRSENPSRLIGKLYNEEQALPHAIAVKDGTAIQMLYLHKIILCYLFGEYCQAVQIAVVARQHFEEVTATTVLPLFCFYHSLALLSLSLDASNSENSAWLNCVNANQEKMQKWAGHAPMNYLHKFHLVEAEKARVLGQLFEAEEFYERAIAGAAKHEFIQEEALAHELAAKHYLARGREKIAQTYLKEAHYCYERWGAAAKVKDLETRYPQFFSQSSRVASTSIPTPSQTTANTSPIAFDLTAVMKASQAISREVELEPLLRSLMQILIQNAGAQAGYLILEDSGEWFVEASYELNDGENVCATQVLQSTPVANQLPESIIQYVIRTQETVTLSHASREGIFINEPYIQRNQTQSVLCLPLLNQGELVGVLYLENQLAAGAFTSERSQILHLLSTQAAIAIENAKLYAQLRASKNELTQFFEAVPVGIGVVDATGRPYYCNQRAIQLLGKGIVPTATPDQLAEVYQVYVAGTDQPYPTEKMAIVRALSGDRTMIDDMEIRQNNVAMPVEVWGTPVFDEQGEVAYAIATFQDITERKQAEQLLADYNQTLEQQVTERTLELEREKEALQQSEATNRAMISAIPDLLIRMSQDGTYLKVVRSGNLQAFNLQPSSVQSTTVKSWRECSRCSAARYRSNANGVYANSHSNR, encoded by the coding sequence ATGATTGCCCTGCCTGGAGTCGCTATTCACAGCAAAATCTATGAGAGTCCGGCTTCTCTGGTGTATCGAGGGATCAGGAAGCAAGATCATTGTGCAGTTGTTGCTAAAGTTCTGAAGCAAGATTATCCCTCTGCTCAGGAATTAACGCGCTATCGGCAGGAATATGAAATAACTCGCTCCCTTGACATCCAAGGCGTGATCAAGGCATACAGCCAGCGTGACCATCAGCGTACACTGGTTATTCTTCTAGAAGACTTTGGTGGAGAGTCTTTGGAATATTGGATGCGACAGCAATCTGATTTCTGTCCCATGCCCTTGCCGATTTTTCTGGATGTGGCGATCGCCCTCACCGACACACTAGGCAGAATCCACGCCCCGAATGTTATTCATAAAGATATTAATCCTGGCAACATTGTCTTTAACCCGAATACTGGTGTGATCAAAATTATTGATTTTGGCATTGCCACTCGCTTCGATCGCACCAATCCCACGTTCAAAAGCCTTCATCTTCTGGAAGGAACTGTTGCCTATCTGTCGCCAGAGCAAACCGGGCGGATGAATCGAATGCTCGACTACCGCACCGATTTCTACTCACTGGGTGTAACCTTCTACGAACTGTTGACGGGACAGTTGCCGTTTCCTACCCAGGATGTTCTGGAGTTAGTCCACTGCCACATTGCTAAATCACCGATTCCGCCGCACGAATTGAATGCTGCAATTCCCCAACCCGTTTCAGACCTGATTGTGAAACTGATGGCGAAAAATGCGGAGGATCGCTATCAAAGTGCCTGGGGCATCAAAGCAGATTTAGAACGCTGCGCCCAACAACTGGCAGAAATTGGGCGGATTGACTCTATCCCGTTATGTCTTCAAGATGTTTCCGAACAGTTTTGTATCCCTCAGAAGCTGTACGGACGAGAGGCGGAGATTGCAGCATTACTGGTGGCATTTGAAAGGGTAGTGGCAACGGATTTTGTAGCGGATGACGACTCTGGGCATCGTGCTATTCAGTCATCCGCTGCATCTGTTTCCCACGCATTGCCAATGATGATGCTGGTTTCTGGTTACGCTGGTGTTGGCAAAACTGCATTAGTTCAAGAACTCTATAAGCCGATCACGGCAAAGCACGGCTATTTTATCTCTGGTAAGTTTGATCAGTTTGGGCGCAATGTTCCCTACAGTGCGATCGTTGATGCCCTGCGGAAATTAGTGCAACAACTCCTGGGAGAACCGGATGAGCAGGTGGAAGGGTGGCGATCGCGCCTGCTGACTGCTTTGGGCAGCAACGGACAAATTATCATTGATGTCATTCCGGAAGTTGAGTTAATCATTGGACAGCAACCACCCGTGCCAGAAGTTGGAGCCACTGAAGCTCAGAATCGCTTCAATCTGACGTTTCAAAAGTTTGTGCGGGTGTTTTGTTCAAAGAATCATCCTCTAGTTATCTTCTTAGATGATCTACAGTGGATCGATTCTGCAACACTGAAGTTAATCGAACTCATCTTACTCGACGAGCAAACCCAGTATCTGTTTTTGATCGGAGCTTATCGAGATAACGAAGTCACTCCAACCCATTCATTGGTTTCGACACTGGAAAGACTGCGAAATCAAGGGGCAGTGCTTCAGGAGGTTATTCTAACTCCCCTAGCGTTGGAACCGTTGAGTCAATTGCTGGCTGAGACGCTACATCACAGTTTTGATACTGTTCGTTCCTTCGCCCAGGTTGTGTCACTTAAAACCGAGGGCAACCCGTTCTTTGTGAGTGAATTTTTGAAGATGCTGTATCGCGAAAATCTGTTGATTTTTGATGCAAAACAGTTGAACTGGCAATGGGATCTGGTTGAGATTGAAGCTCAAGATATCACGGACAATGTGGTAGAGCTGCTGTTGCATCAGTTGAAGAAACTGCCAGAAGTAACACAGCAGCTTCTTTGCTTAGCTGCTTGTGTAGGGGCTGAATTTGATTTAGAAACGTTGGCGATTAGCGCAGAGCGCAACTCCGAAAGAACCGTTCACGAAAAACCACGTAAAGCGATTTCCCAAGATTTATTAGCAGCAATTCAAGCTGGATTAATTCAGCCCTTGTCTGATTTGGATGAGAATCTGTTAGTTCAAAAGTATAAGTTTTCGCACGATCGCGTACAGCAAGCGGCTTATACTTTGATTGATGAGTTACGGAAACAAACCGTTCATCTCCAAATCGGTCGCAATTTACTCGAAAAAACTTCACTAGAACAACAAACCGATTGGTTGTTTGTCATTGTGGATCATCTCAATCAAGGAATTAAACTGATTCTCGATCCAGGTGAACAGATTGAAGTTGCTAGATTGAATTTAATGGCAGGTCAGAAGGCAAAAGCAGCGACGGCTTATGAAGCAGCACTTCAGTATTTCAATGCAGGACTGAAACTCCTCAATCTGGAGAGTTGGCAGAGTGAGTATGACCTTACCTTAGCGCTGTATTCAGAAGCAGCAAAAGCGGCGTATCTCTATGGTAACTTTGCCAAGATGGAACAATTCGTAGCAGTGGTACTCGATCGCGCTAACACAGTACTTGATAAAGTGCAGGTTTACGATAGCAGAATTCAAGGATATCTATCACAGGGCAATCTGAAAGAAGCCCTTAAAATTGGCTTAGAGGTGTTGAAGTTCTTGGGAGTAATCTTAGTCGAAACTCCAAGTCAGTTAGACGTTCAGAAAGAATTGGAGGAAACATCTGCACGATTAGCTGGACGAGAAATCGAAGACTTGATTAATCTACCGAGGATGACCGCACCAGAACCGCTGGCAGCAATGTCAATCCTGGCGGATATATTGGCTGCTGCATTTGTCGTGTCACCAGAACTGATGATACTGATTACTTGCGAAGCGGTAAATTTATCAATCAACTATGGCAATGCTACCTGGTCGCCCCTGTATTATGCTACCTACGGGTTTATTCTATGTGGAATCGTTCAAGACATTGAATCCGGTTATCAGTTCGGCAAATTAGCTCTCAGTTTGGTAGAACGATTGAATACCAAAAAAGGAAATGCTAAAGCATTGATGGCATCGAGTGCCCATGTTATGCATTGGAGGGTGCATCTTAAGAACACAATACCAATGCTAGCTGATGTTTATCAGAATGGAGTGGAAACTGGAGACTTTGAATTTGCTGGTTATGCTGCATATCATGTATGCTATCACTCGTTTTTTGCGGGTGAGGAACTCATCCAACTAGAACAAAAAACAGCAAACTACAGCAAAGCAATCAGTCAAATCAGACGGGAAAGCCCCTCGAATTGGATTGCAATATTGTGGCAGGCAATTCTTAATTTGTTAGATAGGTCTGAAAATCCTAGCCGCTTAATTGGTAAGCTATATAATGAAGAGCAGGCGTTACCACACGCGATTGCAGTCAAAGATGGAACTGCGATCCAAATGCTCTATCTACACAAAATTATACTATGTTATCTATTTGGAGAATATTGTCAAGCCGTACAAATCGCTGTTGTAGCAAGGCAACATTTTGAAGAGGTGACAGCAACAACGGTTTTACCTTTATTCTGTTTCTACCATTCTCTAGCGCTTTTGAGCTTATCGCTCGATGCTTCAAATTCTGAAAACTCAGCTTGGCTCAATTGTGTTAACGCCAACCAAGAAAAGATGCAAAAATGGGCAGGTCATGCCCCCATGAATTATCTACATAAATTTCATCTTGTTGAAGCAGAGAAAGCGCGGGTCTTAGGGCAACTCTTTGAGGCTGAAGAATTTTATGAACGAGCGATCGCAGGTGCTGCTAAGCATGAGTTTATTCAAGAAGAAGCACTCGCTCATGAATTAGCGGCGAAACATTATTTGGCACGAGGTCGAGAAAAGATTGCTCAGACCTACCTGAAAGAAGCTCACTACTGCTACGAGCGATGGGGCGCAGCGGCAAAGGTCAAAGATTTAGAAACTCGCTATCCACAGTTTTTCTCCCAGTCGTCTAGAGTAGCTTCTACGTCAATCCCTACCCCTTCTCAAACCACCGCTAATACCTCTCCCATTGCTTTCGATCTAACGGCGGTAATGAAAGCTTCACAAGCGATTTCTCGTGAAGTTGAACTAGAGCCGTTGCTCCGTTCGTTGATGCAGATCCTAATTCAGAATGCTGGCGCACAAGCTGGGTATCTAATCCTAGAAGATTCAGGGGAATGGTTTGTTGAAGCTTCTTATGAACTCAATGATGGCGAAAATGTTTGTGCTACACAAGTACTGCAATCCACCCCTGTAGCCAATCAACTTCCTGAATCCATTATTCAGTATGTCATTCGGACTCAGGAGACTGTCACTCTAAGCCATGCGTCTCGCGAAGGGATTTTTATCAATGAACCCTATATTCAACGTAACCAAACTCAATCGGTGCTCTGTTTGCCACTGCTCAATCAAGGTGAGTTAGTTGGCGTGTTGTATTTAGAGAATCAATTGGCGGCGGGAGCATTCACATCAGAGCGATCGCAAATTCTCCACCTCCTCTCCACCCAGGCAGCGATCGCGATCGAAAATGCCAAGCTCTACGCACAGCTACGCGCCAGCAAAAATGAATTAACGCAATTTTTTGAAGCGGTACCAGTGGGAATTGGAGTGGTTGATGCAACAGGTCGCCCCTACTATTGCAATCAACGGGCAATTCAGCTATTAGGTAAAGGGATCGTTCCTACTGCAACACCGGATCAACTTGCAGAGGTTTATCAAGTTTATGTCGCAGGAACCGATCAACCCTATCCTACTGAGAAAATGGCAATTGTGCGGGCATTAAGTGGCGATCGCACGATGATTGATGATATGGAAATTCGTCAAAACAATGTCGCGATGCCCGTGGAGGTATGGGGAACACCCGTTTTTGATGAACAGGGCGAGGTGGCTTATGCGATCGCCACCTTTCAAGACATTACCGAGCGCAAACAAGCAGAGCAACTACTCGCTGATTACAATCAAACTTTAGAACAACAGGTTACTGAACGCACACTGGAATTAGAGCGAGAAAAAGAAGCACTGCAACAAAGTGAAGCGACGAATCGAGCCATGATCAGTGCTATCCCCGATCTACTAATCCGAATGAGTCAAGATGGCACTTATCTAAAAGTGGTGAGAAGCGGAAACCTTCAAGCGTTCAATCTACAACCTTCAAGCGTTCAATCTACAACAGTTAAAAGCTGGCGTGAATGTTCGCGATGTTCTGCCGCCCGATATCGCTCGAATGCGAATGGAGTATACGCAAACAGCCATTCAAACAGGTGA